One segment of Methanolinea mesophila DNA contains the following:
- a CDS encoding SPFH domain-containing protein: MAFDLTTTLVTIFLIVAIVIIFARGVVIIQPYQQGLQIRLGRYIGRMNPGFRWVVPLVTNVIKLDLRTTVMDVPSQEVITKDNSPTNVDAIVYIRVVDPEKAYFEVSNYRMATVALAQTSLRGIIGDMELDEVLYNRDVINTRLRDTLDRETDQWGVKVERVEIKTVDPVGAVKQAMTEQTAAERARRAAILRADGEKRSAILRAEGTKRSMILEAEGDRQSRVLRAEGERISLILKAQGEAQGLRIISVGSQPLDKRAITVLSLDALKTMASGQATKIIFPFEISSLMKQAARFIGATEEMPEEPAVTTIPPEEVLGNIPTTEEVKEILREMDREIKTEVSVEELKDIGKKRKISEDEMASDMEDEGGSTPPPPDVKQK, translated from the coding sequence GTCACAATATTCCTGATCGTCGCGATCGTGATCATATTCGCGAGGGGGGTGGTAATAATCCAGCCGTACCAGCAGGGGCTGCAGATACGCCTTGGACGATATATCGGCCGGATGAACCCGGGGTTCCGCTGGGTGGTCCCCCTGGTCACCAACGTGATCAAGCTGGATCTCCGGACGACCGTGATGGACGTCCCCTCCCAGGAAGTGATCACCAAAGACAACTCCCCCACGAACGTGGACGCGATCGTCTATATCAGGGTCGTCGATCCGGAGAAGGCCTACTTTGAGGTCTCAAACTACCGCATGGCCACCGTGGCCCTCGCCCAGACGAGCCTGCGCGGGATCATCGGGGACATGGAGCTCGACGAGGTGCTCTACAACCGGGACGTGATCAATACCCGGCTCCGGGACACGCTCGACCGTGAGACCGACCAGTGGGGGGTAAAGGTGGAACGGGTGGAGATCAAGACGGTCGACCCGGTCGGTGCGGTCAAGCAGGCGATGACCGAGCAGACCGCCGCCGAGCGGGCGAGGAGAGCGGCAATCCTCCGGGCAGACGGAGAGAAGCGGTCTGCGATCCTCCGGGCGGAGGGGACCAAGAGGTCCATGATCCTCGAAGCGGAGGGCGACCGGCAGAGCAGGGTGCTCCGGGCGGAAGGGGAGCGGATCTCCCTCATCCTTAAGGCCCAGGGGGAGGCCCAGGGGCTCCGGATCATCTCCGTCGGGTCCCAGCCGCTCGACAAGCGTGCCATTACCGTCCTCTCGCTCGATGCGCTCAAGACCATGGCCTCCGGCCAGGCGACCAAGATCATCTTCCCCTTCGAGATCTCCAGCCTGATGAAGCAGGCCGCCCGGTTCATCGGTGCCACCGAGGAGATGCCCGAAGAACCTGCGGTTACCACGATACCCCCCGAGGAGGTGCTCGGGAACATTCCCACCACCGAGGAGGTCAAGGAGATCTTACGCGAGATGGACCGGGAGATCAAGACCGAGGTCTCGGTCGAGGAGCTCAAGGACATCGGGAAGAAGCGGAAGATCAGCGAGGACGAGATGGCATCGGACATGGAGGACGAAGGCGGGTCCACGCCGCCGCCTCCCGATGTGAAACAGAAATAA